From Oscillospiraceae bacterium, one genomic window encodes:
- the sleB gene encoding spore cortex-lytic enzyme yields MSFRKKAGRLAVFVTALILCISMTAAGLEFNAGAVILKQGSTGTKVKEVQTRLKNWGYYKGSVDGIFGSKTKTAVVWFQRNNGLTQDGIVSAATFRALGIASGGSSGSGSGVAGYSDSDYKLLARLISAEGRGEPYTGMVAIGAVILNRVKHPSFPNTISGVIYQSGAFTALTDGNFNQPVIDSAYKAARDALNGWDPSGGAIYYYNPAKTSNRWMRSRPVIVTIGGHVFCS; encoded by the coding sequence ATGTCGTTTCGAAAGAAAGCCGGACGGCTTGCGGTTTTTGTGACCGCATTGATTTTGTGTATATCCATGACCGCGGCGGGATTGGAATTCAATGCCGGCGCCGTCATTCTCAAACAGGGCAGCACCGGAACCAAAGTGAAAGAGGTTCAGACGCGTCTGAAGAATTGGGGATATTATAAAGGAAGCGTCGATGGGATCTTCGGTTCGAAGACCAAAACAGCGGTCGTATGGTTTCAGCGAAACAACGGCCTGACACAGGACGGCATTGTGAGCGCGGCGACTTTCCGCGCGCTCGGAATCGCATCCGGCGGTTCAAGCGGTTCGGGCAGCGGCGTGGCGGGATATTCCGACAGCGATTATAAACTGCTCGCGCGCCTGATCTCGGCGGAAGGGCGCGGGGAGCCGTATACGGGGATGGTCGCGATCGGCGCGGTCATCTTGAACCGTGTCAAGCACCCGTCGTTTCCCAATACCATCAGCGGCGTAATTTATCAGAGCGGCGCTTTTACCGCGCTTACCGACGGCAATTTCAACCAGCCGGTCATCGACAGCGCCTACAAAGCCGCCCGGGACGCGTTGAACGGATGGGACCCGAGCGGCGGCGCAATCTATTACTATAATCCCGCCAAGACCTCCAATCGGTGGATGCGTTCCCGCCCTGTCATTGTCACCATCGGGGGCCATGTGTTCTGCAGCTGA
- a CDS encoding zinc ribbon domain-containing protein, which translates to MRCPNCGKKIPDGSQSCPGCKTIFRIKTVQNNALSDPQLGRLLYFGLFVSATLITVFIYLKWQTTGIGESYSLAKMTEMYANDSKIAGWFTNATYVVLCLQLLAVVMWIITYSKPSPVIPLLAGGVTLIGTLAFLIMAIFGLGEAFQKIPNFTRTASVIPYLTLLLSAGEIACAWLSPKLLKAVPGEAVRTEKTTGQSKIAHAGNESAKKLLDELDGTVIRDENKSNGVKHGGK; encoded by the coding sequence ATGAGATGTCCTAACTGCGGCAAAAAAATCCCGGACGGCAGTCAGTCCTGCCCCGGCTGCAAAACGATATTCCGAATAAAAACGGTTCAAAACAACGCATTATCCGATCCGCAGCTCGGCCGTCTGCTGTATTTCGGATTGTTTGTGAGCGCGACTCTGATCACCGTCTTTATCTATTTAAAATGGCAGACAACCGGTATCGGCGAATCCTATTCGCTGGCGAAGATGACCGAGATGTATGCGAACGATTCTAAAATAGCGGGTTGGTTTACCAATGCGACCTATGTCGTGCTGTGCCTCCAGCTGCTCGCCGTTGTCATGTGGATCATCACTTATTCAAAACCTTCACCCGTGATTCCGCTGCTTGCGGGCGGCGTGACATTGATCGGAACGCTTGCTTTTCTGATCATGGCGATTTTCGGCCTCGGCGAGGCCTTTCAAAAAATTCCGAATTTTACGAGAACCGCGAGCGTGATCCCGTATCTGACACTGCTGCTTTCGGCGGGCGAGATCGCTTGCGCGTGGCTCAGCCCGAAACTGCTCAAAGCGGTTCCGGGGGAGGCCGTCCGGACCGAGAAAACAACGGGACAGAGCAAAATTGCCCATGCCGGCAATGAAAGCGCCAAAAAGCTGCTCGACGAACTGGACGGTACCGTCATACGTGACGAAAATAAATCAAACGGCGTAAAACACGGCGGGAAATAA